One stretch of Verrucomicrobiia bacterium DNA includes these proteins:
- a CDS encoding glycosyltransferase family 4 protein: MRILQSVALEGRSAGSEYALGYSRALQDRGHAVSFLTVPESRTHRRAQELGLQAVEGIDLSERKLAFLRNLSRLKGVLEKFQPEVVLAHWGPDHTAWGWALRKANIPLVRVRSHSPLIPNRHFAARWLVKRTALFIVGNGVQRKQYVEELSVPEARVVQIPFGIKTADYPVSPAASTAGRALRILQLGRFSPVKGHRFLFQALGKLKPEIKTPFRLTVAGFEAELKASDLQKWKEESGLGEEIEILSDAPDIRGLIAACDFGVVASTGSEAAARVALEFMATGKPVLASRVGILPELVDEQCGWLFEPGDFESFASAFKRALAQANRYPEMGKGARGKVEADFDLEKLTGKMESVLQKLVKNA; this comes from the coding sequence ATGCGGATTCTACAGTCGGTCGCGCTTGAGGGGCGGAGCGCCGGCAGCGAATACGCGCTGGGATACAGCCGGGCTTTGCAGGACCGGGGACACGCGGTTTCCTTTTTGACCGTCCCGGAAAGCCGGACGCATCGGCGAGCGCAGGAGTTGGGATTGCAAGCGGTGGAGGGGATTGACTTATCGGAAAGAAAACTTGCGTTTCTGCGGAACTTGTCCAGGTTAAAGGGAGTGCTTGAAAAATTCCAACCGGAAGTTGTGCTGGCACATTGGGGGCCGGACCACACGGCGTGGGGATGGGCGTTGCGCAAGGCAAACATTCCATTGGTGCGGGTGCGCTCGCATTCACCTTTGATTCCCAACCGGCATTTTGCGGCGCGCTGGCTGGTCAAACGGACGGCGCTCTTCATCGTGGGGAACGGCGTGCAGCGGAAACAGTACGTCGAGGAGCTGAGCGTGCCGGAAGCAAGGGTGGTGCAGATCCCATTCGGGATAAAAACGGCGGATTATCCTGTTTCGCCGGCCGCTTCGACAGCCGGACGGGCCCTGCGGATTTTGCAGTTGGGGCGGTTTTCGCCGGTGAAGGGGCATCGGTTTTTGTTTCAAGCATTGGGAAAGCTGAAACCGGAAATCAAAACCCCGTTCCGGCTGACCGTGGCGGGGTTCGAAGCGGAGCTGAAAGCATCCGACTTGCAGAAGTGGAAGGAGGAATCGGGGCTGGGGGAGGAGATTGAGATTCTTTCCGATGCGCCGGATATTCGAGGTTTGATCGCGGCTTGCGATTTCGGGGTGGTGGCTTCCACCGGTTCGGAGGCCGCGGCGCGGGTGGCGCTCGAATTTATGGCGACCGGAAAACCGGTTCTGGCTTCGCGCGTGGGGATTCTGCCGGAACTTGTGGACGAGCAATGCGGCTGGCTTTTTGAGCCGGGTGATTTTGAAAGTTTTGCCTCCGCCTTCAAGCGGGCGCTCGCGCAGGCAAACCGTTACCCAGAGATGGGGAAGGGGGCGCGGGGCAAGGTGGAGGCGGATTTTGATTTGGAAAAGCTGACCGGCAAAATGGAGTCGGTTTTGCAAAAGCTGGTGAAGAATGCCTAA